Proteins encoded in a region of the Burkholderia ubonensis subsp. mesacidophila genome:
- a CDS encoding DUF883 family protein, giving the protein MSEINKEKLMSDIKTVLADAEDLLKQAASSTGDRAAELREKAMSRLKQAKEKATDVQVVVVEKGKKAARATDDYVHEHPWTSIGIAAGVGVLIGLLVNRK; this is encoded by the coding sequence ATGTCGGAAATCAACAAGGAGAAACTGATGTCGGATATCAAAACCGTTCTCGCGGACGCCGAAGACCTGCTCAAGCAAGCCGCGAGCAGCACGGGCGACCGTGCGGCCGAGCTGCGCGAGAAAGCAATGTCGCGCCTGAAGCAGGCCAAGGAAAAGGCAACCGACGTCCAGGTCGTCGTGGTCGAGAAAGGCAAGAAAGCCGCGCGCGCGACCGACGACTATGTGCATGAGCACCCGTGGACGTCGATCGGCATCGCGGCCGGCGTCGGCGTGCTGATCGGCCTGCTGGTCAACCGCAAGTAA
- a CDS encoding type IV pilus modification PilV family protein — MSPRRTMRGASLIEATVAVALLAVMMLAVAGGQFAMAHAQRTTIWRERALWLADARIESARAAPGADAGLAALAVASLPDGAMTIDGGPGGARLATAGWRDGDAAGCEAVGRSARPPSCVRIPFREVPADAH, encoded by the coding sequence ATGAGCCCGCGGCGCACGATGCGCGGCGCGTCGCTGATCGAGGCGACGGTGGCGGTTGCGCTGCTCGCCGTCATGATGCTCGCGGTGGCCGGCGGCCAATTCGCGATGGCGCATGCGCAGCGCACGACGATCTGGCGCGAACGCGCACTGTGGCTGGCCGATGCACGCATCGAAAGCGCGCGCGCGGCACCCGGCGCGGACGCGGGCCTCGCGGCGCTGGCCGTCGCGTCGTTGCCGGATGGCGCGATGACGATCGATGGCGGGCCGGGTGGCGCGCGGCTCGCGACCGCCGGCTGGCGCGACGGCGATGCTGCGGGATGCGAAGCGGTCGGCCGATCGGCGCGTCCGCCGTCATGCGTGCGGATCCCGTTCCGAGAGGTGCCGGCCGATGCGCATTGA
- a CDS encoding FAD-dependent oxidoreductase, translating to MSIDYQTLKFAYRPRAERGADSDAAIHPVIVVGAGPVGLSAAIDLAQQGVPVVLLDDDDTLSTGSRAICFAKRTLEIFDRLGCGERFVDKGVSWHVGKVFLQDEQLYAFDLLPEAGHARPAFINLQQYYVEGYLAERAFALPNLDIRWKHKVTGLAQSDACAELTVETPEGVETLRARYVIAADGSRSPVRTMMGLESHGRTFKDRFLIADVKMKAEFPTERWFWFDPPFHRNQSVLLHRQPDNVWRIDFQLGWDADPVAEKQPERVIPRVRALLGADVEFELEWVSVYTFRCQRMDAFRHDRVLFAGDAAHGVSPFGARGANSGVQDADNLAWKLKLVLDGHAPERLLDTYASEREFAADENIRNSTRSTDFITPKSPVSRVFRDATLKLARDCEFARKLVNSGRLSVPAVLADSPLNTPDRKGDAFACAMRPGAAAADAPVHAHGAAGWLLRHLCDGFTGVLFGLPGDAAALAQALAGHALPVKPVLVVPKGQARDVQGVDVVEDVDGLAAERYDAQPGTFYLLRPDQHVCARLRALDRQAVGDALARATCAA from the coding sequence ATGAGCATCGATTACCAGACCCTGAAGTTTGCGTACCGGCCGCGCGCGGAGCGCGGCGCCGACAGCGACGCTGCGATCCATCCGGTGATCGTCGTCGGCGCGGGCCCGGTCGGCTTGTCCGCCGCGATCGACCTCGCGCAGCAGGGCGTGCCCGTCGTGCTGCTCGACGACGACGACACGCTGTCCACCGGCTCGCGCGCGATCTGTTTCGCGAAGCGCACGCTCGAGATCTTCGACCGGCTCGGCTGCGGCGAGCGCTTCGTCGACAAGGGCGTGAGCTGGCACGTCGGCAAGGTGTTCCTGCAGGACGAGCAGCTCTATGCGTTCGACCTGCTGCCCGAGGCGGGGCATGCGCGTCCGGCGTTCATCAATCTGCAGCAGTACTACGTGGAAGGCTATCTGGCCGAGCGCGCGTTCGCGCTGCCGAATCTCGACATCCGCTGGAAGCACAAGGTGACGGGCCTCGCGCAGTCGGACGCGTGCGCGGAACTGACGGTCGAGACGCCGGAAGGCGTCGAGACGCTGCGCGCGCGGTACGTGATCGCGGCGGACGGCTCGCGCAGCCCGGTGCGCACGATGATGGGGCTCGAGAGCCACGGCCGCACGTTCAAGGACCGCTTCCTGATCGCCGACGTGAAGATGAAGGCGGAGTTTCCGACCGAGCGCTGGTTCTGGTTCGATCCGCCGTTCCATCGCAACCAGTCGGTGCTGCTGCACCGCCAGCCGGACAACGTGTGGCGCATCGACTTCCAGCTCGGCTGGGACGCCGATCCGGTCGCGGAGAAGCAACCGGAGCGCGTGATCCCGCGCGTGCGCGCGCTGCTCGGCGCTGACGTCGAATTCGAGCTGGAGTGGGTGAGCGTGTACACGTTCCGCTGCCAGCGGATGGATGCGTTCCGCCACGACCGCGTGCTGTTCGCCGGCGACGCGGCGCATGGCGTGTCGCCGTTCGGCGCGCGCGGCGCGAACAGCGGCGTGCAGGACGCCGACAACCTCGCGTGGAAGCTGAAGCTCGTGCTCGACGGTCACGCACCCGAGCGCCTGCTCGACACGTATGCGAGCGAACGCGAGTTCGCGGCCGACGAGAACATCCGCAACTCGACGCGCTCGACCGACTTCATCACGCCGAAGAGCCCCGTGTCCCGCGTGTTCCGCGACGCAACGTTGAAGCTCGCGCGCGACTGCGAATTCGCGCGCAAGCTCGTCAACAGCGGGCGCCTGTCGGTGCCCGCGGTGCTTGCCGATTCGCCGCTGAACACGCCCGACCGCAAGGGCGACGCGTTCGCGTGCGCGATGCGCCCGGGCGCGGCGGCGGCCGACGCGCCGGTGCATGCGCACGGCGCGGCCGGCTGGCTGCTGCGGCATCTGTGCGACGGCTTCACGGGCGTGCTGTTCGGCCTGCCCGGCGACGCCGCCGCGCTCGCGCAGGCGCTCGCCGGCCATGCGCTGCCGGTGAAGCCGGTGCTCGTCGTGCCGAAGGGCCAGGCGCGCGACGTGCAGGGCGTCGACGTGGTGGAGGACGTCGACGGGCTGGCCGCCGAGCGCTACGACGCGCAGCCCGGCACGTTCTACCTGCTGCGGCCCGACCAGCACGTGTGCGCGCGGCTGCGCGCGCTCGACCGGCAGGCGGTGGGCGACGCGCTCGCGCGCGCGACCTGCGCGGCCTGA
- a CDS encoding GspH/FimT family pseudopilin, whose product MWRSGAVWRMNRRAGGFTLVELMVVVAVLAGLGLFAAPSFEQWRMRERVDARSRALLGALSFARAEAARLGVRVTLCRAGNDGACVRPGERCDGGEWSCGWLVSGHFDERSQVLRRYPRDPDVIVAGVAHELAFAPPAGQAIGGIRRFELRPRRDAPEVDASRASRCVRIAAGGRARVVAGRCEAA is encoded by the coding sequence ATGTGGCGCAGCGGAGCAGTGTGGAGGATGAACCGGCGGGCGGGAGGATTCACGCTCGTCGAACTGATGGTCGTGGTCGCGGTGCTGGCCGGGCTCGGCCTGTTTGCGGCGCCTTCGTTCGAGCAGTGGCGGATGCGCGAGCGGGTCGACGCCCGCTCGCGTGCGTTGCTCGGCGCGCTGTCGTTCGCGCGGGCCGAAGCGGCGCGCCTCGGCGTGCGCGTCACGCTGTGCCGGGCCGGGAATGACGGCGCCTGCGTGCGTCCCGGCGAGCGCTGCGATGGCGGCGAATGGTCATGCGGCTGGCTCGTGAGCGGACATTTCGACGAGCGCTCGCAGGTGCTGCGGCGGTATCCGCGCGATCCTGACGTGATCGTCGCGGGCGTCGCGCACGAGCTGGCCTTTGCGCCGCCGGCCGGTCAGGCGATCGGCGGCATCCGGCGGTTCGAGCTGCGCCCGCGCCGGGACGCGCCCGAGGTCGATGCGTCACGCGCGTCGCGTTGCGTGCGGATCGCGGCAGGCGGCCGGGCGCGCGTCGTCGCCGGTCGTTGCGAGGCGGCCTGA
- a CDS encoding IclR family transcriptional regulator produces MTLSTIDDQPIDERKFVVALARGLDLLRAFRPGETMLGNRDFAERTGLPKATVNRLAYTLTVLGYLRYDDTLGKYALDAGVLSLGFALLSGAGTLDLARPHMQALAREIGAAVSLGCRDGLDMIYLETIRSETALTLGLAPGSRLSMLTSSMGRAYLAVQPDDVRRALVAELHRAAGAGPDADALVGAAQQAVAEFASGGCCYSFRAWHADVNAAAVPFREPREGRWLILSCSGPASSMGEEVFRSQVGPRLKALAQRLGQLA; encoded by the coding sequence ATGACGCTTTCAACCATCGACGACCAACCGATCGACGAGCGCAAGTTCGTCGTCGCGCTCGCGCGCGGCCTGGACCTGCTGCGCGCATTCCGCCCCGGCGAGACGATGCTCGGCAACCGCGATTTCGCGGAGCGCACCGGCCTGCCGAAGGCGACGGTGAACCGGCTCGCGTACACGCTGACGGTGCTCGGCTACCTGCGCTACGACGACACGCTCGGCAAATATGCGCTCGACGCGGGCGTGCTGTCGCTCGGCTTCGCGCTGCTGTCCGGCGCGGGCACGCTCGACCTCGCGCGGCCGCACATGCAGGCGCTCGCGCGCGAGATCGGCGCGGCGGTGTCGCTCGGCTGCCGCGACGGGCTCGACATGATCTATCTGGAGACGATCCGCAGCGAGACCGCGCTGACGCTCGGGCTCGCGCCCGGTTCGCGGCTGTCGATGCTGACGAGCTCGATGGGGCGCGCGTACCTGGCGGTGCAGCCCGACGACGTGCGGCGCGCGCTGGTCGCGGAGCTGCATCGGGCGGCCGGCGCCGGGCCGGACGCCGATGCGCTCGTCGGCGCCGCGCAGCAGGCGGTGGCCGAGTTCGCGTCGGGCGGCTGCTGCTATTCGTTCCGCGCGTGGCACGCGGACGTCAACGCGGCGGCCGTGCCGTTTCGGGAGCCGCGCGAGGGGCGCTGGCTGATCCTGAGCTGCAGCGGGCCCGCGTCGTCGATGGGGGAGGAGGTGTTCCGGTCGCAGGTGGGGCCGCGCCTGAAGGCGCTGGCGCAGCGGCTGGGGCAGCTTGCCTGA
- a CDS encoding peroxiredoxin, with the protein MGLRLGDIAPDFEQDSSLGRIKFHEWLGNGWGVLFSHPADYTPVCTTELGLTSKLKGEFEKRNVKVIALSVDSVESHQGWINDINDTQATVVGFPIIADADRKVSELYDMIHPNANETLTVRSLFVIDPNKKVRLIITYPASTGRNFDEVLRVIDSLQLTDNYKVATPGNWKDGDDVVIVPSLQDPEELKQRFPKGFNAVRPYLRLTPQPNK; encoded by the coding sequence ATGGGTCTGCGTCTTGGCGACATCGCGCCGGATTTCGAACAGGATTCGAGCCTCGGCCGCATCAAGTTCCACGAGTGGCTGGGTAACGGCTGGGGCGTGCTGTTTTCCCATCCGGCGGATTACACGCCGGTGTGCACGACGGAACTCGGGCTGACCTCGAAGCTGAAGGGTGAATTCGAGAAGCGCAACGTGAAGGTGATCGCGCTGTCGGTCGACAGCGTCGAGTCGCACCAGGGCTGGATCAACGACATCAACGACACGCAGGCGACGGTCGTCGGCTTCCCGATCATCGCGGACGCGGATCGCAAGGTCTCCGAGCTGTACGACATGATTCACCCGAACGCGAACGAGACGCTCACCGTGCGCTCGCTGTTCGTGATCGATCCGAACAAGAAGGTGCGGCTCATCATCACCTATCCGGCGAGCACCGGGCGCAACTTCGACGAAGTGCTGCGCGTGATCGACTCGCTGCAGCTGACCGACAACTACAAGGTCGCGACGCCCGGCAACTGGAAGGACGGCGACGACGTGGTGATCGTCCCGTCGCTGCAGGATCCGGAAGAGCTGAAGCAGCGCTTCCCGAAGGGCTTCAACGCGGTGCGTCCGTATCTGCGTCTCACGCCGCAACCGAACAAGTGA
- a CDS encoding DUF2783 domain-containing protein codes for MHHHLDTRLRLADPDAFYEALIDMHRDLSDSDSQLVNAKLILLLANQIGDLGLLREAMALARQGVTPPAHPAAEAAQ; via the coding sequence ATGCATCACCATCTCGACACCCGTCTGCGCCTGGCCGATCCGGACGCGTTCTACGAAGCGCTGATCGACATGCATCGCGACCTGAGCGACAGCGACAGCCAGCTCGTCAATGCGAAGCTGATCCTGCTGCTCGCGAACCAGATCGGCGATCTCGGCCTGCTGCGCGAAGCGATGGCGCTCGCGCGCCAGGGCGTGACGCCGCCCGCGCATCCGGCCGCGGAGGCCGCGCAATGA
- a CDS encoding PilW family protein: MRIDRRARAHTLLELLIAMSVGMLVLAAVGVLYHAQRVGQRRAEDAFRMRDAASTALTLIGQQIQMAGFQPLDLSTSPLPPLFGCASARVRGDDAQVRCDPTPASSDAVLVRYVGDAVSTWPTANGQVSDCLGQGVGVPADRPLVSNRFDAHVSPTTGESELYCEGNGRLGTAQPVVSEIDQLRLRYLRRGETRFVDARAMRADDWRDVIAVHVCVRARGEPMRERVSHVDCDGHAAFAPDRRARLTLHRVVALRNAAAERDEGQRGTRRASGTSR; the protein is encoded by the coding sequence ATGCGCATTGATCGCCGCGCTCGTGCGCATACGCTCCTCGAATTGCTCATTGCGATGTCGGTCGGCATGCTTGTGCTCGCGGCAGTCGGCGTGCTGTATCACGCGCAGCGTGTCGGGCAACGCCGGGCTGAAGACGCGTTTCGCATGCGCGACGCCGCAAGCACCGCATTGACGCTGATCGGCCAGCAGATCCAGATGGCGGGCTTTCAGCCGCTCGACCTCTCGACGTCGCCGCTGCCGCCGCTGTTCGGGTGCGCATCGGCGCGCGTGCGCGGCGATGATGCACAGGTGCGCTGCGACCCGACCCCCGCGTCGTCCGATGCGGTGCTGGTTCGATATGTCGGCGACGCAGTGTCGACATGGCCGACGGCGAATGGCCAGGTATCGGATTGCCTGGGGCAGGGCGTCGGCGTGCCGGCGGACCGTCCGCTCGTGTCGAACCGCTTCGACGCCCACGTCAGCCCGACGACGGGCGAGTCCGAACTGTATTGCGAAGGGAATGGACGCCTGGGGACCGCGCAGCCGGTCGTATCGGAAATCGACCAGTTGCGCCTGCGTTACCTGCGACGTGGCGAGACGCGGTTCGTCGATGCCCGCGCGATGCGCGCGGACGACTGGCGCGACGTGATTGCCGTGCATGTCTGCGTGCGGGCGCGGGGCGAACCGATGCGGGAGCGCGTCAGTCATGTCGATTGCGACGGCCATGCCGCCTTCGCGCCGGATCGCCGCGCGCGGCTGACGCTGCATCGCGTCGTGGCGTTGAGGAATGCGGCGGCCGAGCGCGACGAGGGCCAGCGCGGCACGAGGCGCGCATCCGGAACATCGCGTTGA
- a CDS encoding phage holin family protein, producing the protein MTTDTTSQSSGQGPLRRLIGSVIGLLQTRLELAGIELAEEKERLMGVLFLGLAAMMLATMALISLTVLVAIAFWDTYRWQSLAVITALYAIAGAACALKARASLRDAPIVFEATLAELEKDRELFRGKS; encoded by the coding sequence ATGACGACAGACACCACCTCGCAGTCATCCGGCCAGGGCCCGTTGCGCCGCCTCATCGGCTCCGTGATCGGACTGCTGCAAACGCGCCTCGAACTCGCGGGCATCGAGCTCGCCGAGGAGAAGGAGCGCCTGATGGGCGTGCTGTTCCTCGGGCTCGCCGCGATGATGCTGGCGACGATGGCCCTCATCAGCCTGACCGTGCTCGTCGCGATCGCGTTCTGGGATACCTATCGCTGGCAATCGCTCGCGGTGATCACCGCGCTGTACGCGATCGCGGGCGCCGCCTGCGCGCTGAAGGCGCGCGCGAGCCTGCGCGACGCGCCGATCGTGTTCGAAGCCACGCTGGCCGAACTCGAGAAAGACCGCGAACTGTTCCGCGGCAAGTCGTGA
- a CDS encoding DUF3318 domain-containing protein — MSYPATGNRHRPASSQSRLNAAQNRAIRKELLILRSEVERLELAEAGAEIRQAVTRFRWLKLLVPGLTGGSLGQSAKNLNTSIGNLVNQYPMLSSLASLVLAKPVRSLLRASASPVLKWGSLGFAAWEIYRFFKQSRSENNGETADND; from the coding sequence ATGAGCTATCCCGCCACAGGCAACCGACACCGCCCTGCTTCGTCGCAATCGCGCCTGAATGCCGCCCAGAACCGCGCGATCCGCAAGGAGTTGCTGATCCTGCGCTCCGAAGTCGAGCGCTTGGAGCTCGCGGAGGCCGGCGCGGAAATACGGCAGGCCGTCACCCGCTTCCGCTGGCTCAAGCTGCTGGTCCCCGGACTCACGGGTGGCTCGCTCGGGCAGTCCGCAAAGAACCTCAACACGAGCATCGGCAACCTCGTCAACCAGTATCCGATGCTGAGTTCGCTGGCGTCGCTGGTGCTCGCGAAACCCGTGCGCTCGCTGCTGCGCGCAAGCGCGAGCCCGGTGCTGAAGTGGGGTTCGCTCGGCTTTGCCGCCTGGGAAATCTACCGGTTCTTCAAACAATCGCGCAGCGAGAACAACGGCGAGACGGCCGACAACGATTGA
- a CDS encoding GFA family protein, translated as MSHPETLEGGCACGAIRYRIRHVPTDAGFCHCRLCQKTTGAAVVASASLPLDAFDYLSGEPVVYASSAWGERRFCGRCGAQLEYRLRHAPQTVELNYATLDDPSRIRPAWHIWYANRFPGIEIGDDLPKHDDSGED; from the coding sequence ATGTCGCACCCGGAAACGCTCGAAGGCGGCTGCGCCTGCGGCGCGATCCGCTACCGGATCAGGCACGTCCCGACCGACGCCGGCTTCTGCCATTGTCGGCTATGCCAGAAGACGACCGGAGCGGCGGTGGTCGCGTCCGCGTCGCTGCCGCTCGACGCGTTCGACTACCTGAGCGGCGAGCCGGTCGTCTATGCGTCGAGCGCGTGGGGCGAGCGGCGCTTTTGCGGGCGGTGCGGCGCGCAGCTCGAATACCGGTTGCGCCACGCGCCGCAGACGGTCGAGCTCAACTACGCGACGCTCGACGATCCGTCGCGGATTCGCCCTGCGTGGCATATCTGGTACGCCAACCGGTTTCCTGGCATCGAGATCGGCGACGACTTGCCGAAGCACGACGACAGCGGCGAGGACTGA
- a CDS encoding acyl-CoA dehydrogenase — MSAATFHWDDPLLLDQQLTEDERMVRDAAHAYAQDKLAPRVTEAFRHERTDVGIFREMGELGLLGPTIPEQYGGPGLNYVSYGLIAREVERVDSGYRSMMSVQSSLVMVPIFEFGSDAQKEKYLPKLATGEWIGCFGLTEPNHGSDPGGMITRAKKVSGGYSLSGSKMWITNSPIADVFVVWAKLEEDGHDTIRGFILEKGWKGLSAPVIHGKVGLRASITGEIVLDDVFVPEENRLPHVGGLRGPFTCLNSARYGIAWGALGAAEACWHTARQYVLDRKQFGRPLAANQLIQKKLADMQTEITLGLQGVLRLGRMKDEGTAAVEITSIMKRNSCGKALDIARLARDMLGGNGISDEFCVARHLMNLEVVNTYEGTHDIHALILGRAQTGIQAFF; from the coding sequence ATGAGCGCTGCAACATTCCATTGGGACGATCCGCTGCTGCTCGACCAGCAGCTCACCGAGGACGAGCGGATGGTGCGCGACGCCGCGCACGCGTATGCGCAGGACAAGCTCGCGCCGCGCGTGACCGAGGCGTTCCGCCACGAACGCACGGACGTCGGAATCTTCCGTGAAATGGGCGAGCTCGGCCTGCTCGGGCCGACGATCCCCGAGCAGTACGGCGGCCCCGGCCTCAATTACGTCAGCTACGGCCTCATCGCGCGCGAGGTCGAGCGCGTCGATTCCGGCTACCGGTCGATGATGTCGGTGCAATCGTCGCTCGTGATGGTGCCGATTTTCGAGTTCGGCTCCGATGCGCAGAAGGAGAAGTACCTGCCGAAGCTCGCGACCGGCGAATGGATCGGCTGCTTCGGCCTCACCGAGCCGAACCACGGCTCCGATCCGGGCGGCATGATCACGCGCGCGAAGAAGGTGTCCGGCGGCTATTCGCTGTCCGGCTCGAAGATGTGGATCACGAACTCGCCGATCGCCGACGTGTTCGTCGTCTGGGCGAAGCTCGAGGAAGACGGCCACGACACGATCCGCGGCTTCATCCTCGAGAAGGGCTGGAAGGGCCTGTCCGCGCCGGTGATCCACGGCAAGGTCGGGCTGCGCGCGTCGATCACCGGCGAAATCGTCCTCGACGACGTGTTCGTCCCCGAGGAAAACCGGCTGCCGCACGTCGGCGGCCTGCGCGGCCCGTTCACGTGCCTGAACTCGGCGCGCTACGGGATCGCCTGGGGCGCGCTCGGCGCCGCCGAGGCCTGCTGGCACACCGCGCGCCAGTACGTGCTCGACCGCAAGCAGTTCGGCCGGCCGCTCGCCGCGAACCAGCTGATCCAGAAGAAGCTCGCCGATATGCAGACCGAAATCACGCTCGGCCTGCAAGGCGTGCTGCGGCTCGGCCGCATGAAGGACGAAGGCACCGCGGCCGTCGAGATCACGTCGATCATGAAGCGCAACTCGTGCGGCAAGGCGCTCGACATCGCGCGGCTCGCGCGCGACATGCTCGGCGGCAACGGCATCTCGGACGAGTTCTGCGTCGCGCGCCATCTCATGAACCTCGAAGTGGTCAACACGTACGAAGGCACGCACGACATCCACGCGCTGATCCTCGGCCGCGCGCAGACGGGCATCCAGGCGTTCTTCTGA
- a CDS encoding type IV pilin protein, with protein sequence MRRSAGFTLLELMIVLAIIAVLAGVAVPSYRRQSAQAHRTSAVTALYRAAQYLETLDGAPPPTLPDALAHAPPDGRAVYRLAIRRPDDGAFVSYELDARPLDEGPMRDDRCGSFTLRSDGTKGNVLPDGAHEWEPVCWGVR encoded by the coding sequence ATGCGCCGTTCGGCCGGATTCACGTTGCTCGAATTGATGATTGTGCTGGCGATCATCGCGGTGCTGGCGGGCGTGGCGGTTCCGTCATACCGTCGACAGTCTGCGCAAGCGCATCGCACGTCGGCGGTGACCGCGCTTTACCGCGCGGCGCAGTATCTCGAGACGCTCGACGGCGCCCCGCCGCCCACATTGCCGGACGCACTCGCGCATGCGCCGCCGGACGGGCGGGCCGTCTATCGGCTGGCGATCCGGCGCCCGGACGATGGCGCATTCGTGTCCTATGAACTCGACGCGCGTCCGCTCGACGAGGGGCCGATGCGTGACGACCGCTGCGGGTCGTTCACGTTGCGCTCGGACGGGACGAAAGGCAATGTGCTGCCGGACGGCGCGCACGAATGGGAGCCGGTGTGCTGGGGCGTGCGATGA
- the nrdR gene encoding transcriptional regulator NrdR — protein MRCPFCRSDDTQVVDSRVSEDGAAIRRRRRCSACDKRFTTYERVELALPSVVKKDGSRTEFDRRKIVASMQLALRKRPVAADAIDAAVARIEYQLLATGEREVRSEKLGELVMNELRGLDTIAYVRFASVYRRFEDVSEFADVIEEFRRASPAAKPPRKR, from the coding sequence ATGCGCTGCCCGTTCTGCCGGAGCGACGACACGCAGGTGGTAGATTCGCGCGTGTCCGAAGACGGCGCCGCGATTCGCCGGCGCCGCCGCTGCTCGGCCTGCGACAAGCGCTTCACGACATACGAGCGGGTCGAGCTGGCCCTGCCGTCCGTCGTGAAGAAGGACGGCAGCCGCACGGAATTCGACCGTCGCAAGATCGTCGCCAGCATGCAACTCGCGCTGCGCAAGCGGCCGGTTGCGGCTGACGCGATCGACGCGGCGGTCGCCCGCATCGAATATCAGCTGCTCGCGACAGGCGAGCGCGAAGTGCGTAGCGAGAAGCTCGGCGAACTCGTGATGAACGAGTTGCGTGGCCTCGATACGATTGCCTATGTACGTTTCGCATCGGTGTATCGCCGGTTCGAAGACGTGTCTGAATTTGCCGACGTGATCGAAGAGTTCCGTCGCGCCTCTCCGGCTGCCAAGCCCCCGCGTAAGCGCTGA
- a CDS encoding EAL domain-containing protein, protein MIPPTIPELVTRAGQLPFLRDHVALAEGGTACAHLPELTLNSAYEPIYDVTMPGAPQSTSFADTIERYGDELGFQAVTLATGTAPDPFDSATDDQALVAVDRLSRALHAINFFGAQRHGLLFLRVHERLLKSVKYDHGKHFSSVLQRFGLPPERVVIELPAAAVAHKTFLGYLTRSYQHHGFRVADKLPDPGRILAVESDMARPDYIKMDAGIALRDGMVKALVGYAQRVRIPLIFDGVVDETQCELLRQHDVRFMQGPVFAKMVSA, encoded by the coding sequence ATGATTCCGCCTACCATTCCCGAGCTGGTCACCCGCGCCGGGCAGTTGCCGTTCCTGCGGGATCACGTTGCGCTCGCCGAGGGCGGCACCGCGTGCGCGCACCTGCCCGAGCTGACGCTGAACAGCGCCTACGAGCCGATCTACGACGTGACGATGCCGGGCGCGCCGCAATCGACGTCGTTCGCCGACACGATCGAGCGCTACGGCGACGAACTGGGCTTCCAGGCGGTGACGCTGGCGACGGGCACCGCGCCCGATCCGTTCGATTCGGCCACCGACGACCAGGCGCTGGTCGCGGTCGACCGCCTGTCGCGCGCGCTGCACGCGATCAACTTCTTCGGCGCGCAGCGCCACGGGCTGCTGTTCCTGCGCGTGCACGAGCGGCTGCTGAAGAGCGTGAAGTACGACCACGGCAAGCACTTCTCGTCGGTGCTGCAGCGCTTCGGGCTGCCGCCCGAGCGGGTCGTGATCGAGCTGCCGGCCGCCGCGGTCGCGCACAAGACGTTCCTCGGCTACCTGACGCGCAGCTACCAGCATCACGGCTTCCGGGTCGCGGACAAGCTGCCCGACCCGGGCCGCATCCTCGCGGTCGAATCGGACATGGCGCGGCCGGACTACATCAAGATGGATGCGGGCATCGCGTTGCGCGACGGGATGGTCAAGGCGCTCGTCGGGTATGCGCAGCGCGTGCGGATTCCGCTGATCTTCGACGGCGTCGTCGATGAAACGCAGTGCGAACTGCTGCGCCAGCATGACGTGCGGTTCATGCAGGGTCCGGTGTTTGCGAAGATGGTGTCGGCCTGA